The proteins below come from a single Miscanthus floridulus cultivar M001 chromosome 1, ASM1932011v1, whole genome shotgun sequence genomic window:
- the LOC136489793 gene encoding red chlorophyll catabolite reductase-like, giving the protein MATLPAPCISHQYRRRRFSSPPAPVLLPHSHSTHLRPLRRKALSPTLCAATAASRREAAVSRMPRLAHREVMLALAHQMEARLGPRLLPSEVPADVAWFGDAAVPGAALGSVDVHGGAPGSSIDFMLEAWFHRALPTGGAIDITSLVVFLNGTTDAPHFLMELIQGGPSSLVVLLDLFPRRDLPVHPDYIDKYYGATGVDAHRINIEKIPQVRPYVSPSLLVRSLWSPTAVVVDVQCGEGKEAVLEEIVRGQLAQSAVELLDVWLQKCAGSVVEMEETEKESLVARDKMISTTSVKLNLSANLPKIFDKHVSDRVVAEIDKAFRGP; this is encoded by the exons ATGGCTACGCTTCCCGCGCCGTGCATCAGCCACCAATACCGCCGCCGCCGGTTCTCGTCGCCGCCGGCACCAGTACTCCTCCCCCATAGCCATTCCACTCATCTCCGCCCACTCCGCCGCAAGGCGCTGTCGCCGACACTgtgcgcggcgacggcggcgtccAGGAGGGAGGCTGCGGTGTCCCGCATGCCGCGGCTGGCGCACAGGGAGGTGATGCTGGCGCTGGCGCACCAGATGGAGGCACGTCTCGGCCCGCGGCTGCTACCCTCGGAGGTGCCCGCGGACGTGGCCTGGTTCGGGGATGCCGCCGTGCCGGGGGCCGCGCTCGGATCCGTCGACGTTCACGGGGGCGCGCCTGGCTCCTCG ATCGACTTCATGCTGGAAGCCTGGTTCCACCGCGCACTCCCGACCGGTGGCGCCATCGACATCACCTCTCTCGTCGTGTTCCTCAACGGCACCACCGACGCGCCACATTTCCTCATGGAGCTCATCCAAGGCGGCCCGTCCtccctcgtcgtcctcctcgacCTCTTCCCGCGCAGGGACCTCCCGGTCCACCCGGACTACATCGACAAGTACTACGGCGCGACCGGCGTCGACGCTCATCGTATCAACATCGAGAAGATCCCTCAGGTCCGGCCGTATGTCTCGCCGTCGCTGCTGGTCCGGAGCCTGTGGTCACCAACGGCGGTCGTCGTGGACGTCCAGTGCGGGGAGGGTAAGGAGGCCGTGCTTGAGGAGATTGTGCGGGGCCAGCTTGCACAGTCCGCCGTGGAGCTTCTTGATGTCTGGCTCCAAAAGTGTGCGGGGAGTGTCGTGGAGATGGAAGAGACGGAGAAGGAGAGCTTGGTGGCGAGGGACAAGATGATCTCAACCACATCGGTGAAGCTTAACCTGTCTGCCAACCTACCCAAGATATTTGACAAGCATGTGTCTGATAGGGTAGTGGCTGAAATCGACAAGGCCTTTCGTGGGCCATAA